Proteins co-encoded in one Candidatus Thiodictyon syntrophicum genomic window:
- a CDS encoding UDP-N-acetylmuramoyl-tripeptide--D-alanyl-D-alanine ligase, with the protein MWSLRPAAERVGGRLLGADLPFSAVVTDSRADCTGALFVALRGERFDGHDYVAGARAKGAAAALVDHALPLDLPQWVVADTRLALGSLAAAWRARFPGRVAAVTGSNGKTTVKELLAAILSQVGPTRATQGNLNNDIGMPLTLLRAREEAFLVLEMGANHPGEIAYMTAIGQPEVALITNAGRAHLEGFGSLEGVARAKGEIAQGLPPDGVFVVPGDSPYTPLWQGLAAGRAVLTFALDTPADLWAASGSIASRWDADGFRTAFVANRGSTLLPLELRLAGVHNVRNALAAAAAALALGVGVDAVRAGLLALAPVPGRLCPRTGSGRRIIDDTYNANPDSVAAAVAVLTGLPGRPWLVLGDLGELGPRSLDLHREAGSQARAAGIERLFCVGTRSAAAADAFGPGAQHFADQAALIAHLRAAMTPDTLVLIKGSRAARMELVLNALCGNDSD; encoded by the coding sequence ATGTGGAGCCTGAGACCGGCCGCCGAGCGCGTCGGGGGGCGCCTCCTGGGCGCGGACCTGCCCTTCAGCGCCGTCGTGACCGACAGCCGCGCGGACTGCACCGGGGCGCTCTTCGTGGCCCTGCGCGGTGAGCGCTTCGACGGTCACGACTATGTGGCGGGCGCCCGGGCCAAGGGCGCGGCGGCGGCCCTGGTGGACCACGCGCTGCCGCTCGACCTGCCCCAATGGGTGGTCGCGGATACCCGGCTGGCCCTGGGTTCACTGGCCGCGGCCTGGCGCGCGCGCTTCCCGGGCCGGGTGGCCGCGGTCACCGGCAGCAACGGCAAGACGACGGTCAAGGAACTGCTCGCCGCCATCCTCTCCCAGGTCGGGCCGACCCGCGCCACCCAGGGCAACCTGAACAACGACATCGGCATGCCCCTGACCCTGCTGCGCGCCCGGGAAGAGGCCTTCCTGGTGCTGGAGATGGGGGCCAACCATCCGGGTGAGATCGCCTACATGACGGCCATCGGCCAACCGGAGGTGGCGCTCATCACCAATGCCGGGCGCGCCCACCTGGAGGGCTTCGGCAGCCTTGAGGGGGTGGCCCGCGCCAAGGGGGAGATCGCCCAAGGGCTGCCGCCCGACGGGGTCTTCGTGGTGCCCGGCGACTCACCCTACACCCCCCTGTGGCAGGGGCTGGCGGCCGGTCGAGCGGTGCTGACCTTCGCCCTGGATACCCCGGCCGACCTGTGGGCGGCGAGCGGTTCGATTGCGTCGCGCTGGGACGCGGACGGGTTCCGCACCGCCTTCGTGGCGAACCGGGGCAGCACCCTGCTCCCGCTGGAATTGCGCCTCGCCGGTGTCCACAACGTGCGCAACGCGCTCGCCGCCGCCGCCGCCGCACTGGCCCTGGGGGTCGGGGTCGACGCGGTGCGCGCCGGTCTGCTGGCGCTGGCCCCGGTCCCCGGGCGCCTCTGCCCGCGCACCGGCAGCGGGCGGCGGATCATCGACGATACCTACAACGCCAACCCGGACTCGGTGGCCGCCGCCGTGGCGGTGCTGACCGGCCTGCCCGGGCGCCCCTGGCTGGTCCTGGGCGATCTGGGTGAGTTGGGTCCGCGCTCCCTGGACCTGCACCGCGAGGCGGGCAGCCAGGCGCGCGCCGCGGGGATTGAACGCCTGTTCTGTGTCGGCACCCGCAGCGCCGCCGCCGCGGACGCCTTCGGCCCGGGGGCGCAGCACTTCGCCGATCAGGCCGCACTCATCGCACACCTGCGCGCCGCCATGACGCCGGACACCCTGGTCCTGATCAAGGGGTCGCGCGCGGCGCGTATGGAATTGGTGTTGAACGCTTTGTGCGGCAATGATAGTGATTAG
- the mraY gene encoding phospho-N-acetylmuramoyl-pentapeptide-transferase encodes MLLLLTEWLARFEGGFTVFRYLTLRGILGTLTALAISLLVGRPMIRRLRAYKIGQTVRDDGPQSHLKKSGTPTMGGALILVAVGISTLLWADLDNRYVWIVLLTTLAFGAVGMVDDYKKLVLKNPRGLAARWKYLWQTLLGLMAATLLYVTAQSPTETALLVPYLKDVSFQLGPWFILFTYLVIVGASNAVNLTDGLDGLAIMPTVLVAGALAVFVYAAGHAEIANYLRIPHIKEVGELVIFCGALVGAGLGFLWFNAYPAQVFMGDVGALALGAALGLVAVAVRQELVLFIMGGVFVMETISVMLQVLSFKLTGKRIFRMAPLHHHFELKGWPEPRVIVRFWIVTVVLVLIGLASLKIR; translated from the coding sequence ATGCTGCTTCTACTGACCGAATGGCTGGCGCGCTTCGAGGGCGGATTCACCGTCTTCCGCTACCTTACCCTGCGCGGGATCCTGGGGACCCTGACCGCGCTCGCCATCTCGCTGCTGGTCGGCCGGCCCATGATCCGGCGGCTGCGCGCCTACAAGATCGGCCAGACGGTGCGCGACGACGGCCCGCAGAGCCACCTGAAGAAATCCGGCACGCCTACCATGGGCGGGGCCCTGATCCTGGTGGCGGTCGGCATCAGTACCCTGCTGTGGGCGGACCTGGACAACCGCTATGTCTGGATCGTGCTGCTGACCACCCTGGCCTTCGGTGCCGTCGGCATGGTCGACGACTACAAGAAGCTGGTGCTGAAGAACCCGCGCGGCCTGGCCGCCCGCTGGAAGTATCTGTGGCAGACGCTCTTGGGGCTCATGGCCGCGACGCTCCTCTATGTCACCGCCCAGTCCCCGACCGAGACCGCACTCCTGGTGCCCTATCTTAAGGATGTCTCATTCCAACTCGGTCCCTGGTTCATCCTGTTCACCTATCTCGTCATCGTGGGCGCCAGCAATGCGGTGAACCTGACAGACGGACTGGACGGGCTCGCCATCATGCCCACGGTCCTGGTGGCCGGGGCCCTGGCCGTTTTCGTCTACGCCGCCGGCCATGCCGAGATCGCCAACTATCTGCGCATCCCGCACATCAAGGAGGTGGGCGAACTGGTGATCTTCTGCGGCGCCCTGGTCGGGGCTGGGCTCGGTTTTCTCTGGTTCAACGCCTATCCGGCCCAGGTCTTCATGGGCGATGTCGGCGCCCTGGCCCTGGGCGCCGCCCTGGGCCTGGTGGCGGTGGCCGTGCGCCAGGAACTGGTGCTCTTCATCATGGGCGGGGTCTTCGTCATGGAGACCATCTCGGTCATGTTGCAGGTCCTGTCCTTCAAGCTCACCGGTAAGCGCATCTTCCGCATGGCGCCCCTGCACCATCACTTCGAGCTCAAGGGCTGGCCGGAACCCCGGGTCATCGTCCGCTTCTGGATCGTGACCGTGGTGCTGGTCCTGATCGGGCTCGCGAGCCTGAAGATCCGCTGA
- the murD gene encoding UDP-N-acetylmuramoyl-L-alanine--D-glutamate ligase — MTGITARSGKQTQCKTLVVGLGKTGVSCARYLRSQGAWVAVTDTRADPPGLEQIRRELPEVAVFVGGFDPAAFAAADRLVVSPGVPVATPLIQAALARGAEVIGDVELFARAARAPICAITGSNGKSTVTTLLGLMARRAGCRVRIGGNLGEPVLDLLDDQADLYVLELSSFQLETTPGLRTRAAVVLNISPDHLDRYPDLAAYSAAKARVYDRAQVAVINRDDPAVAAMARAPQRELGFTLGVPDPGDYGLAASDGDLWLCRGDERLLRAAEVQIPGRHNLANALAALALAQACGLALDPCREALRTFPGLDHRSQLVLEHVGVRWYDDSKGTNPGATVAALDGLVSAGSDGRVVLIAGGDAKGADFAPLGPAVARAARAVVLIGRDAPAIERVLRALVPPVPLIPAADMDEAVRRAAVAARPGDAVLLSPACASFDMFDNYEHRGRVFADAVRRLVA; from the coding sequence ATGACCGGGATCACCGCCAGGTCGGGGAAGCAAACCCAGTGCAAGACCCTGGTGGTCGGCCTGGGCAAGACCGGTGTCTCGTGCGCCCGCTACCTGCGCTCGCAGGGCGCCTGGGTGGCCGTGACTGACACCCGCGCCGATCCGCCCGGCCTGGAACAGATCCGTCGGGAACTGCCGGAGGTGGCCGTGTTCGTCGGGGGCTTCGACCCCGCGGCCTTCGCCGCCGCGGACCGCTTGGTGGTGAGCCCCGGGGTCCCGGTGGCCACGCCGCTGATCCAAGCGGCACTGGCTCGTGGTGCCGAGGTGATCGGCGATGTGGAGCTGTTCGCCCGGGCGGCACGCGCCCCGATCTGCGCCATCACCGGCTCCAACGGCAAGAGCACCGTCACGACCCTGCTCGGTCTGATGGCGCGCCGCGCCGGGTGCCGGGTCCGTATCGGCGGGAATCTGGGCGAACCGGTGTTGGACCTGCTCGACGACCAGGCCGACCTCTATGTCCTGGAACTGTCGAGTTTTCAACTGGAGACCACCCCGGGGCTGCGGACCCGGGCGGCGGTGGTGCTCAACATCTCACCGGATCACCTGGACCGCTACCCGGACCTGGCCGCCTATAGCGCCGCCAAGGCGCGGGTCTACGACCGCGCGCAGGTCGCTGTCATCAACCGGGACGATCCGGCGGTGGCGGCGATGGCCCGCGCCCCGCAGCGCGAGCTCGGCTTTACCTTGGGCGTGCCGGACCCGGGCGACTATGGACTGGCAGCGAGCGACGGGGACCTGTGGCTGTGCCGGGGCGACGAGCGACTGCTGCGGGCGGCAGAGGTCCAGATCCCCGGCCGGCACAACCTGGCCAACGCCCTGGCCGCCCTGGCCCTGGCGCAGGCCTGTGGTCTGGCGCTCGACCCCTGCCGGGAGGCCCTGCGGACCTTTCCCGGGCTGGACCACCGCAGCCAGTTGGTGCTCGAGCACGTCGGGGTGCGCTGGTATGACGACTCCAAGGGCACCAACCCGGGGGCCACGGTCGCCGCCTTGGACGGCCTGGTGTCGGCGGGGTCGGACGGCCGGGTGGTGCTGATCGCCGGCGGCGACGCCAAGGGCGCGGATTTCGCCCCCCTGGGCCCGGCAGTGGCCCGCGCGGCCCGCGCCGTGGTTCTGATCGGGCGGGATGCCCCCGCAATCGAGCGGGTGCTGCGTGCCCTGGTCCCCCCGGTCCCCCTGATTCCGGCCGCTGATATGGACGAGGCGGTGCGCCGGGCCGCTGTCGCGGCCCGCCCCGGGGACGCGGTACTGCTCTCCCCGGCCTGCGCCAGTTTTGACATGTTCGACAACTACGAGCACCGCGGCCGGGTCTTTGCCGATGCGGTGCGGAGGTTGGTGGCATGA
- the ftsW gene encoding putative lipid II flippase FtsW, which produces MSAVAPQARRSSVASRRRRSERPAAFDLPLLMAALGLLSFGFVMVASASMTIGDTCCKDPFFFVTRHTLAMGLALGAGLLTFTVPVSWWERMGAWFFLGTAGMLILVLIPGIGHNVNGATRWIPLGPLNLQPSEFMKLFAVIYIAGYLVRHADDVANKLSGFIRPMILIGLAAALILKQPDFGTTTVMLATVMGLLFLGGVSVMPFAVLFGTVLVGLTFLVMTSEYRMRRILSFLNPFEDPFNSGYQLSQALIGFGRGEWLGVGLGNGIQKQYFLPEAHTDFIATVIAEELGLVGMLAIIATFAFIAWRAFSIGARAQAAGNRFAAYTAQGIGLWLGLQAFVNIGVNSGMLPTKGLTLPFLSYGSNSLIVVCMAIAILLRIDATIRQDEAESRNPRGLPWLRA; this is translated from the coding sequence ATGAGCGCGGTGGCACCCCAGGCACGCCGTTCGAGTGTCGCGAGCCGGCGCCGCCGCAGCGAGCGACCGGCGGCCTTCGACCTCCCGCTCCTGATGGCGGCCCTGGGGCTCTTGTCATTCGGGTTCGTGATGGTCGCCTCCGCCTCCATGACGATCGGCGACACCTGCTGCAAGGACCCCTTCTTCTTCGTCACGCGCCATACGCTCGCGATGGGTCTGGCCCTGGGCGCCGGTCTGCTGACCTTTACGGTTCCGGTCAGTTGGTGGGAACGCATGGGCGCCTGGTTCTTCCTGGGCACGGCGGGGATGCTGATCCTGGTGCTGATTCCGGGGATCGGTCACAACGTCAATGGGGCGACGCGCTGGATCCCCTTGGGGCCGCTCAATCTGCAGCCCTCGGAGTTCATGAAGCTGTTCGCAGTGATCTATATCGCGGGCTACCTGGTACGCCACGCTGATGATGTGGCCAACAAGCTCTCGGGCTTCATCCGGCCGATGATCCTGATCGGACTGGCCGCCGCCCTGATCCTCAAACAACCGGACTTCGGTACCACCACCGTGATGCTGGCGACCGTGATGGGGCTCTTGTTCCTGGGGGGTGTGAGCGTCATGCCCTTCGCGGTCCTGTTCGGCACCGTGCTGGTCGGACTCACCTTCCTGGTCATGACCTCGGAATACCGCATGCGCCGCATCCTGTCCTTCCTCAACCCCTTCGAGGACCCCTTCAACTCCGGTTACCAGTTGAGCCAGGCCCTGATCGGCTTCGGACGGGGCGAGTGGCTGGGGGTCGGGCTCGGCAACGGCATCCAGAAGCAGTATTTCCTCCCCGAGGCCCACACGGACTTCATCGCCACGGTGATCGCCGAGGAACTGGGCCTGGTGGGGATGCTGGCGATCATCGCCACCTTCGCCTTCATCGCCTGGCGCGCCTTCAGTATCGGTGCGCGCGCCCAGGCGGCCGGGAACCGCTTCGCCGCCTATACCGCCCAGGGGATCGGTCTGTGGCTCGGCCTCCAGGCCTTCGTCAACATCGGGGTCAATTCGGGGATGCTGCCCACCAAGGGGCTGACGCTGCCCTTCCTGAGCTACGGCAGCAACAGTCTGATCGTGGTCTGTATGGCGATCGCCATCCTGCTGCGCATCGATGCCACCATTCGCCAGGACGAGGCGGAGTCCAGAAATCCCCGGGGGCTGCCATGGCTGCGTGCATAG
- the murG gene encoding undecaprenyldiphospho-muramoylpentapeptide beta-N-acetylglucosaminyltransferase codes for MAACIGVMAGGTGGHVFPALAVAQALRERGAQVFWIGTHRGLESRLVPEHGFELEWVRIEGLRGKGITAVLAGPVRLLRALWQARAILRRRRPAVVLGMGGFVSGPGALAARALGMPLVIHEQNSVPGLTNQWLARIASRVFEAFPGSFPTARHAVATGNPVRSDITQLPPPAERFAGRTGRARLLVLGGSLGAKALNETLPLALARLPEPLRPQVRHQAGEQTLELARAAYAQAGVPAEVSAFIKDMAQAYAWADLVVCRAGALTVSELAAAGLGAILVPYPHAVDDHQRGNARFLADHGAAHLIIQRDLTAPLLADLLAALLADRGRLLTMAQAARARANPDAVTRIADACLELATGGKDEG; via the coding sequence ATGGCTGCGTGCATAGGCGTCATGGCCGGCGGTACCGGCGGTCATGTCTTCCCCGCGCTGGCGGTGGCGCAGGCCCTGCGCGAGCGGGGTGCGCAGGTCTTCTGGATCGGCACGCACCGGGGGCTGGAGTCACGCCTGGTTCCCGAGCACGGGTTCGAGTTGGAGTGGGTGCGGATCGAGGGGCTGCGCGGCAAGGGGATCACCGCGGTCCTGGCCGGACCGGTGCGTCTGCTGCGCGCCCTGTGGCAGGCGCGTGCGATCCTGCGCCGCCGCCGCCCCGCGGTGGTCCTGGGGATGGGCGGGTTCGTCTCCGGCCCCGGCGCACTGGCGGCTCGAGCCTTGGGGATGCCGCTCGTGATCCACGAGCAGAACTCGGTCCCGGGACTGACCAACCAATGGCTCGCACGCATCGCCAGTCGGGTCTTCGAGGCCTTTCCCGGCAGCTTTCCCACAGCGCGGCACGCGGTGGCGACCGGCAACCCGGTGCGTAGCGACATTACACAACTGCCGCCGCCCGCGGAGCGCTTCGCCGGCCGCACCGGGCGGGCGCGGCTGTTGGTGCTCGGCGGTTCCCTGGGCGCCAAGGCGCTCAACGAGACCCTGCCCCTGGCACTGGCCCGACTGCCCGAACCGTTGCGCCCGCAGGTCCGTCACCAGGCCGGTGAGCAGACCCTGGAACTGGCGCGGGCCGCCTATGCGCAGGCCGGAGTCCCGGCCGAGGTCAGCGCCTTCATCAAGGACATGGCGCAGGCCTATGCCTGGGCCGACCTGGTAGTGTGCCGGGCCGGTGCATTGACGGTCTCCGAACTGGCCGCGGCGGGTCTGGGCGCCATCCTGGTCCCCTATCCCCACGCGGTGGATGACCACCAGCGCGGCAACGCCCGTTTCCTGGCAGACCACGGCGCGGCGCACCTGATCATCCAACGCGACCTGACCGCGCCCCTCCTGGCCGACCTGCTCGCCGCCCTGCTCGCCGACCGCGGACGGCTGCTGACCATGGCCCAGGCGGCCCGCGCCCGCGCCAATCCGGATGCGGTCACGCGCATTGCAGACGCCTGCCTGGAACTGGCAACGGGGGGAAAGGATGAGGGATGA
- the murC gene encoding UDP-N-acetylmuramate--L-alanine ligase: MNPHLSHSAANMGRVRRLHFIGVGGAGMSGIAELMANLGYEVAGSDQRESTTTRRLRGLGVQVYIGHRAGQVTDADAVVVSTAIDEANPEIQEARARRIPVVRRAEMLAELMRFYYGVAVAGTHGKTTTTSLVASVLAEGGLDPTFVIGGLLNSAGANAKLGTTKYLVAEADESDASFLYLQPMVSIVTNIDADHMQTYGNDFQRLRNTFMEFIHHLPFYGLAVLCIDDPEVRALEPQVPRPVRTYGTRPEADVRAVDIRQDGLRMYFEVHSRELSAPLPIELNLPGRHNVLNALAAIAVALELGVDEEAIRRALAGFQGVGRRFVVTPVQDQTGRRLTLVDDYGHHPRELAATLEAARGGWPGRRLVLVFQPHRFTRTQEQFEDFVQVLSTVDLLVLCDVYPAGEAPIAGADGRSLSRAIRARGLLDPVFAQEINEIPGLLGNLLQDGDLVLLSGAGDIGALAARLPGLLTGEKT; this comes from the coding sequence ATGAATCCACATCTGAGCCACAGCGCCGCCAACATGGGCCGGGTCCGGCGCCTGCACTTTATCGGTGTGGGCGGGGCCGGGATGAGTGGGATCGCCGAGCTGATGGCCAACCTTGGCTACGAGGTCGCGGGGTCTGACCAGCGCGAGAGTACGACCACCCGGCGCCTGCGCGGCCTGGGGGTGCAGGTCTACATCGGGCACCGCGCCGGTCAGGTAACCGACGCGGATGCGGTCGTGGTATCCACCGCCATCGACGAGGCAAACCCCGAGATCCAAGAGGCCCGGGCGCGGCGAATTCCCGTCGTGCGCCGCGCCGAGATGCTCGCTGAACTGATGCGTTTCTATTATGGGGTCGCGGTCGCCGGGACCCATGGCAAGACCACCACCACCAGCCTGGTGGCGAGTGTGCTCGCGGAGGGCGGGCTCGATCCGACCTTCGTCATCGGCGGCCTGCTCAACAGCGCCGGGGCCAATGCCAAGCTCGGCACGACCAAGTACCTGGTGGCAGAGGCCGACGAGAGCGACGCCTCCTTCCTGTATCTCCAGCCCATGGTATCGATCGTCACCAACATCGACGCCGACCACATGCAGACCTACGGCAACGACTTCCAGCGCCTGCGCAACACCTTCATGGAGTTCATCCACCACCTGCCCTTCTATGGCCTGGCGGTACTGTGTATCGACGACCCGGAGGTGCGCGCCCTGGAGCCGCAGGTGCCGCGACCGGTGCGTACCTACGGCACCCGCCCGGAGGCGGACGTGCGCGCCGTGGACATCCGTCAGGACGGCCTGCGCATGTACTTCGAGGTCCACAGCCGCGAATTGAGTGCGCCCTTGCCCATCGAGCTCAACCTGCCCGGCCGCCACAACGTCCTCAACGCCTTGGCCGCCATTGCGGTAGCCCTGGAGCTTGGGGTGGACGAGGAGGCGATCCGCCGTGCCCTGGCCGGCTTCCAGGGGGTGGGGCGGCGCTTCGTGGTCACACCGGTGCAGGATCAGACCGGCCGTCGGCTGACCCTGGTGGACGACTATGGTCACCACCCCCGGGAACTGGCCGCCACCCTGGAGGCGGCGCGCGGCGGCTGGCCCGGCCGGCGACTGGTGCTGGTCTTTCAGCCCCATCGTTTTACCCGTACCCAGGAGCAGTTCGAGGACTTCGTCCAGGTGCTCTCCACCGTCGACCTGCTGGTGCTCTGCGACGTCTATCCGGCCGGGGAGGCGCCGATCGCCGGTGCCGATGGGCGCTCGCTGAGCCGCGCGATCCGCGCCCGGGGCCTCCTGGACCCGGTGTTCGCCCAGGAGATCAATGAGATACCGGGGCTGCTCGGCAACCTCCTCCAGGATGGGGACCTGGTGCTCCTGTCCGGCGCGGGGGACATCGGCGCCCTGGCGGCGCGCCTGCCGGGGCTGCTCACGGGGGAAAAGACGTGA